One stretch of Pomacea canaliculata isolate SZHN2017 linkage group LG11, ASM307304v1, whole genome shotgun sequence DNA includes these proteins:
- the LOC112574970 gene encoding EMILIN-1-like — MAVALLILMVAMVPALNFNFPYLSRVNTREIENALPEPLVDFLATFPSRLLNGTMVFDKVSTNSGGGYSNTTGVFTAPRGGFYVFDVILVQNLTDRLEDSNWNLNVNGQMVPRRLSYSYFSITQYEYTVTLQAGDKVSVSSQDSLNFFPADSSSFSGSLEKDL, encoded by the exons ATGGCAGTCGCTCTACTGATCCTCATGGTGGCCATGGTACCAGCATTAAACTTCAACTTTCCCTACCTGTCTCGAGTCAACACACGAGAAATAGAAAATG CTCTCCCTGAGCCGCTAGTGGATTTCTTGGCTACATTTCCCTCCCGTCTGCTAAACGGCACGATGGTGTTTGACAAAGTCTCGACAAACAGCGGAGGCGGTTACAGCAATACCACCGGGGTCTTCACTGCACCTCGCGGAGGTTTCTACGTCTTCGACGTCATCCTGGTCCAGAATCTGACTGATAGACTAGAGGATTCAAACTGGAATTTGAATGTCAACGGACAGATGGTGCCGCGCAGGTTGTCATATTCTTACTTTAGCATCACCCAGTACGAGTACACGGTGACCCTACAGGCTGGAGACAAAGTCTCAGTCTCCAGTCAAGATTCACTCAACTTCTTTCCAGCTGACTCTAGCTCCTTCAGTGGCTCGCTCGAAAAGGATCTTTAA